CGCTCGATCAGGCGCACGCGCATCCGGGAGCGCTCCAGCTCGAGCGAGTGGCGGAAGATGCGCCATGCGGGAATCTCGAGATCGGGGGCATCGGCGGCCAGGTCCGCCACGTGCAGGAGTGCTACGTCGCGGTCGCGCACGCGCCCCAGCCCGCGCCCGATCCAGCGGAGATCGTCGGCGAACTCGCGGCGCGGGTGATCGGGGATCGCCGTCTCGAACAGGTCGAGCGCGGTGCGAAGGCGGCGGGAGGCCACGCGCATGTCGTGGAGGTATTCCGGATCGATCCCCAGGCGCGTGCCCGGCTCGTTCCAGATCATGCGCCCGAACTGCTTCGCGAACATCTTGTGCGCGACGTCGGTGAGGCGGTCGGCGGGGTGGACCGCGTAGCCGCGCTCGTCGCGCTCGGGGGCCCGGTCGCCCGCGGCCGCCAGCGCGGTGGCGAGCTTGGACGCGACGTTCGCCTCGACGCCGAGCGCCGTTTCGACGGCGCGGCGCGCCTCGTCGAGGGCCGCGTCGAGGTGGGGCCGCGCGGCGCGCTCCTCGGGACGCTCGCGGAGCCGCTCGAGCGCGGGCTCCTCTTCGGCCAGCTCGATCTCCACTTCGTCGAACGCGACGGGCGCGGTGTCGGAGCCGTTCATCGCGTTCACGTGGTCCACGGTCAGGGAGCCCAGCGCGGTGTCGCCGCGCAGCCATCCGAAGCACTCGCGGTCGTTGCGCAGCCGCGCCCGCACGCGGAGCCGCTCCAGCACGTGAAGCCCGTGGAGCGGCTGGAGGAGGGCCGCGACGTGCCCGGGCGACAGCATCGCCCAGGGCGGATCGCCCTCGGGCGCCTCCTGGCTCCACTCGGTGCGCACGAGCGCCTTGTCGCTGGCGGAGCGGATCGTCTTGGCTTCCAGCTTCACGCCGCCCGCGCCCGCGCGCAGGCGCAGCGCGAGGCCCGCGCGGTAGAGCGCCCAGTCTTCCGTGTCGAGGTAGCGGTCTTCGTGGGCGAGGGAAGGGCCCGGCGTCAGGCGGAAGCCGGCGGATTCCACGGCTTCGCGGACGCGCTCGGCGCCGACTCCCTCCGGGAGCCGGAATTTGATTTCGCGCTCGATCATGGGCACGGTGTCGTCCTTGCGCGGTCGCGTCCGTGCGGCGCGTCGTTGAGGCGCTGCGGGTCTTTTGGCCGGCGCCCGAGCGGCTCCGGCCGGCGTCAGTCCCGGGGCGTCAGTCCTTGGCGAGGAGGCGAAGCGCGCCCGGCTGGATCAGCCACTCGAGCGTTCCCGCGCCGGCCGCCGGCCGGTCGGGGAACGCGAGGCGCGCCACGGCTCCCTTCTTGAATTCGATCGCGGCCAGATCGCCGCCGCCCACGAGCAGGTAGGAGGTGAGCCCGCTCAGGTGCGGCTCGTGCCCGACCACCGCGATCCCGCCGTCTCCCTGCGCCGCGATCGCGTTGGCCGTCTGCTCGAAGGGCGTCTCCGGCCGCAGCTCCTCGACGATCGTGATCTCCAGATTCTTGGCCACGGCATCGCGCAGGATCTCGGCCGTCTGCCGGGCGCGCAGGAGGGGGCTCGACGCGATCCGTTTCAGCTTGAGCCCCAGCTCGGAGAGTCCTCGCGAGGCCAGGCGGAACTTATGGATCCCCTCCGGCGAGAGGGGCCGCTCGTCGTCGTCGGGAAAGGCCGGATCGCCCCGGTCGACCGCGATGGCGTGCCGCACGATGTAGAGGTCCATAAGTGTAAGTGTGACAGGGCTTGAGGGGCCGGTCAACGTCTCTCGGATCGCCTGTTCTGGCCGGGTGTTAGAGTGGTGTCATGAGAACCAGAACGGGGGTGGCCCTGCCCGTTGCGTCGACCGTCGTTCTATCCCTCGCGCTGTCGCTCGCGGCGTTCACCGGCTGCGGAACGAAGCACGAACTCACGTCTCCCACACCCGGCACGCCCACACCCGAGACCCAGCTGACCGGGGTGTTCGTGGGGAGCGCCGAGAACGGGCTTCTCGACCTGACGATCGATGCCGGATCCCTCGCCATGCCCGCAGACACCACGGTCTCCGCGTCGGGCGTGATGAGCCAGGATGGCGGCGGTGTCGTGAACCTGACCGGAACCTACGACGCGGGGACCGATTCGCTCCGGCTGAGCGGCCAGGGCTACGAGCTGGCCGGACTCTATCTCGACGGCGGCGCGCCCATCCGGGTCGAGGGACGCTATACCGGTCCCTCGGGCAACGGCCGGTTCACCGCGCTGCCGGGCCGCAGGCCTTCCGCGGTCCACGCCTTCTGTGCGACCTACGAGGACTCGGCCGCCACGATGTGGGGCACGCTGAATCTCGCGGTGGCGGGAAACGGCGTGGCCGGATTCGAAGTCGCCGACGGAGACACGGCGGTCGTCGCCGTGCAGGGCACCGCCGCGGGGACCGCCGGTACGACGCGGTCGCTCGCCTTCGCCGGAGCCGAGTTCATCGGCAGCGGAAGCTGGAACACCTCGACCGGCCATGTGGCCGGCGTGTGGGCCAGCCCGCGCGGGACCGGCGTGTGGAGCGGCGACCTCTGCATCGCGGGCACGACGGGATCGGAGTGAGATGGGGCTGGCGCCCGGAGCCCGGTACGGAACCTACGAGATTGTCGCCCCGCTCGGCGCGGGCGGCATGGGCGAGGTGTGGCGGGCTCGCGACCTCCGCCTTGGACGCGACGTCGCCATCAAGGCTTTGCCGCAACCCTTCGCGACCGACCCCACGCGCCTGGCGCGGTTCGAACAGGAAGCTCGTTCTCTGGCGGCGCTGAGTCATCCGAATATCGCGGCGATCTACGGCCTCATCGAGACCGATGGCGCACCCCTCCTCCTCCTCGAGCTCGTGGAAGGAGAGACGCTGGCGAGCCGTCTGGAGCGTGGGCCGTTGCCGCCGGCGGAGACGGGGCGCCTCGGACTGCAGCTCGCCGCGGCCATCGAGGTGGCCCACGGTCGCGGTATCGTGCATCGCGATCTCAAACCTCGCAATTTGATGCTGACGCCTTCGGGCTCGATCAAAGTGCTCGATTTCGGGCTGGCGAAGGCCGAGCGTTCGGAGGTCGCGACCGATCGGTCCGCGACGCTCGTCGACAGCATGACCTCTGACGGCACCGTGCTGGGAACGGCTCCCTACATGAGCCCGGAGCAGGTGCGTGGCCTGCCGGTGGATCGCCGCACCGACATCTGGTCGTTCGGCTGCGTACTCTTCGAATGCCTCACCGGGAGTCCCCCGTTCCAGGGGGCGACCGTTTCCGATTTGATCGCCGGCATTCTGGAGCGTGAGCCTGAGTGGCAGCGCGTTCCGCCCGGCACGCCCGGGGCGCTCCGCGAGCTCGTGCGGCGCTGCGTTCGAAAGCGGATGCAGGACCGCCCCCAGGAGATCCGCGAGGTGAGGCTGGAGCTCGAGGTCCTTGCCGCCGGGCGCGCGGCGCCAGGTGTCCGTGGGGGCGCGGAGGAGGAAAAATCGATCGCCGTTCTTCCGTTCGAGCATGCAAGCGGGGCCGAAGACGAGTACTTCGCGGATGGGATCGCCGAGGAGATCCTGAATGCCCTGGCGAAGCTCAAGGGCCTGCGCGTAGCGGCGCGCACCTCGAGTTTCGCGTTCAAGGGACGGCAGGAGGACCTTCGCACGGTGGCCGAACGACTGTCCGTCGCGACAGTCCTGGAGGGGAGCGTGCGGCGCGCGGGGAACCGCCTGCGGGTGACCGCCCGGCTCGTGAGCGCCGGGGACGGTTATCAACTGTGGTCCGAACGCTATGATCGAGAGCTGAACGACGTCTTCGAAGTGCAGGACGAGATCGCGAACGCGATCGCAGGCAAGCTCCAGGTGACGTTCGCGGGAGGGTCCGACCGACTCGCGACCCGCCGTGGGACATCCAATCCCGAAGCGTACGACTGCTTTCTCAAGGGAAAGGCCGTCCAGATCCAACGCCGGTCCATCGATGACGCCATCCGCTGGTTTGAGCGGGCGTTGGAACTGGACCCATCGTACGCGGATGCACTCGCCTGGATGTCGGACTCGTACCGGCTCCTCGGCACGTATGGGGTCGCCCCCTGCTCGGCCGTGATGCCGCGTGCCCGCGATGCGGCAAGCCGGGCGCTTGCGCTCGAGCCCGATCTGGCGGAGGCGCACGCGGTGCTCGCCGATATCGAGATGCAATACGAGCGCGACGAAGCACGGGCCACCCTCACCTGGAATCGGGCGCTCGCGATCGAACCTCGGCACGTGCAGGCACGTTGCGAGCGCGCGCTCTGGCTCTTGGGGTTCGGAGCGTGGGATGCTGCACGTTCCATCGCCGAGGCGGGGCAGGTGCTGGAGTACGACCCGTTGAACGCATGGGCGTGGGGAATGATGTCGTTCCTGTGCGCGCTGGGCGGACGCTTGGAGGAGTCCCTCGAGGCGGCGCTACGCGGCGTCGCGATCGACCCCGCATCCTACTTTGCCCAGTTGAGCGTCCTGCGATGCTACGCCTGGAGCGGCGACCATGCGCGGGCGATCGAGTACGCGCCCCGGGTCCTTGCGATGTCGGGGCGACACCCGTGGGCCCTGGGGACCCTGGCCGGGGCCTATGCGGCGTCGGGGCGCGCCCATGTCGCCCGGGCCATCTACGACGAGCTGGAAGCTCGGTCCCGAATGGAATTCACGTCCCCAATGTGGATCGCGACCGCGGCCGGATTCGCGGGGCTCGACGACGTGGCCATGGATCTCGCCGAGCGTGCTGTGGACCAACGGGAGCCGCTCACGTTGCTGGCGCGGCTTCTGCCCGACTGGGCTCCCCTTCGGAGCCACCTGCGGTTTCCCGCGCTCGTGCAGAAGATGGGGCTGCGCAGCCCTCCCTAATCCGCCGTGCCTTCTCCCGTGAGCCAGGGGCGCTGCGAGTCGCGGAACGACGCTAGCTTGCCGCGCTCCTCGGTGCGCATGTCGTGCAGGTCGGGGTCCTTGGCCGCCGCGCGCTCGTCCTTGTACACGTAGCGGCGCATGCCGCCCGGGACGGCGTGCATGTCGGCGAACTCACCGCCGCGGAGGCGGCCCACCATGGCGGTGCCTTCGTAGACGCAGACGCAGGTGCCGGTGTCCTCGATGATGATCGCGAGCGTCGTGCCCTTGATCTCGACGGCGGCCGTCGGGCTCATCACCGCGAGCTGGACGCCGGGGAAGTTCTTTCCCGTGGTCACCCGCAGCTCGCCGCTTCGCGCGTACAGCTCGGTCCGGCGCCCCAGCCAGCGTCCCGGCGGCGGCGGAAGGGTCATCCGCGTGCCGGGGGAGAGCTGCACCGCCAGCACGCCGTTGCTGCAGAGATCGAGCTCGGCGTTTCCGGTCAGCTCGATCTCGGCGCCGGGCACGAGCAGCCGCCGCATCGCGTCCCGATCGTCGAGGGCCACGGTCTGGCCGTCGACCCGCACCGTGCCGTCGCCGCGCGCGGCGGTGACCCACCACGTGGGTCCGCGATTCAACGAGCCGAAGACGACCACGAGCGCCGCCGCGGCGGCGAGCGAGGCTCCGATCCAGGCCAGCGTCGGCACGCCGCGGCGGCGGCCGCCCGGAAAGTCCGACCGCTTCAAGCGCG
Above is a genomic segment from Candidatus Binatia bacterium containing:
- the sixA gene encoding phosphohistidine phosphatase SixA is translated as MDLYIVRHAIAVDRGDPAFPDDDERPLSPEGIHKFRLASRGLSELGLKLKRIASSPLLRARQTAEILRDAVAKNLEITIVEELRPETPFEQTANAIAAQGDGGIAVVGHEPHLSGLTSYLLVGGGDLAAIEFKKGAVARLAFPDRPAAGAGTLEWLIQPGALRLLAKD
- a CDS encoding CHAD domain-containing protein, encoding MIEREIKFRLPEGVGAERVREAVESAGFRLTPGPSLAHEDRYLDTEDWALYRAGLALRLRAGAGGVKLEAKTIRSASDKALVRTEWSQEAPEGDPPWAMLSPGHVAALLQPLHGLHVLERLRVRARLRNDRECFGWLRGDTALGSLTVDHVNAMNGSDTAPVAFDEVEIELAEEEPALERLRERPEERAARPHLDAALDEARRAVETALGVEANVASKLATALAAAGDRAPERDERGYAVHPADRLTDVAHKMFAKQFGRMIWNEPGTRLGIDPEYLHDMRVASRRLRTALDLFETAIPDHPRREFADDLRWIGRGLGRVRDRDVALLHVADLAADAPDLEIPAWRIFRHSLELERSRMRVRLIERLDSERYAAFLERARAWIAGPAPAGEEIPAGGTPAYTVAPRLIAERMGALAAAYEEAERLVDQPSLHAFRIAAKRARYAHEYFGDTGGPRSSRRAKRLAGLQDFLGEHQDAVMLLRRLRKYARSVPARDRELTLSVGSAMGHLERAARMRRGDLRRAWSEAREE
- a CDS encoding protein kinase; this translates as MGLAPGARYGTYEIVAPLGAGGMGEVWRARDLRLGRDVAIKALPQPFATDPTRLARFEQEARSLAALSHPNIAAIYGLIETDGAPLLLLELVEGETLASRLERGPLPPAETGRLGLQLAAAIEVAHGRGIVHRDLKPRNLMLTPSGSIKVLDFGLAKAERSEVATDRSATLVDSMTSDGTVLGTAPYMSPEQVRGLPVDRRTDIWSFGCVLFECLTGSPPFQGATVSDLIAGILEREPEWQRVPPGTPGALRELVRRCVRKRMQDRPQEIREVRLELEVLAAGRAAPGVRGGAEEEKSIAVLPFEHASGAEDEYFADGIAEEILNALAKLKGLRVAARTSSFAFKGRQEDLRTVAERLSVATVLEGSVRRAGNRLRVTARLVSAGDGYQLWSERYDRELNDVFEVQDEIANAIAGKLQVTFAGGSDRLATRRGTSNPEAYDCFLKGKAVQIQRRSIDDAIRWFERALELDPSYADALAWMSDSYRLLGTYGVAPCSAVMPRARDAASRALALEPDLAEAHAVLADIEMQYERDEARATLTWNRALAIEPRHVQARCERALWLLGFGAWDAARSIAEAGQVLEYDPLNAWAWGMMSFLCALGGRLEESLEAALRGVAIDPASYFAQLSVLRCYAWSGDHARAIEYAPRVLAMSGRHPWALGTLAGAYAASGRAHVARAIYDELEARSRMEFTSPMWIATAAGFAGLDDVAMDLAERAVDQREPLTLLARLLPDWAPLRSHLRFPALVQKMGLRSPP